A stretch of Comamonadaceae bacterium M7527 DNA encodes these proteins:
- a CDS encoding class II aldolase/adducin family protein, producing MTAHAPLPIQSLKDQCSAQEWALRCDLAAAYRLVAAYGWSDLVFTHISARVPGPEHHFLINPYGLMFDEITASSLIKVDAQCTILSPTHFPVNPAGFTIHSAIHEARPDVGCVLHTHTKAGVAVSAQAGGIRPISQQSTFVLASLATHDYEGVALRDDEIPRLQANLGDKQFLLLHNHGLLTVGSSVASAFLNMYLFESTCQIQIGAQASGALRELDQSLIKANAAIMQQATAGQGPAIAWPALLRKLDRMGADYAV from the coding sequence ATGACTGCACACGCACCCTTACCTATTCAGTCGCTAAAAGACCAATGCAGTGCGCAAGAATGGGCTTTGCGCTGTGACCTGGCCGCCGCCTACAGACTGGTTGCAGCCTATGGCTGGAGCGACTTGGTGTTCACACACATTTCAGCGCGTGTGCCAGGGCCTGAGCACCACTTTCTCATCAACCCTTATGGCTTGATGTTTGATGAGATCACCGCATCGTCGCTGATAAAAGTAGACGCGCAGTGCACCATCCTGTCGCCCACTCACTTTCCAGTCAATCCCGCAGGGTTCACGATACACAGCGCCATACACGAAGCCAGACCAGATGTGGGCTGCGTGCTGCACACGCACACCAAGGCCGGTGTCGCCGTTAGTGCACAAGCAGGTGGCATTCGCCCTATTTCACAGCAGTCGACATTTGTGCTGGCCTCGTTGGCCACACACGATTACGAGGGCGTGGCCTTGCGCGATGATGAAATTCCACGCCTGCAAGCCAATTTGGGAGATAAACAGTTTTTGCTGTTGCACAACCACGGCCTGTTGACTGTAGGCAGCAGCGTGGCCTCGGCGTTTTTAAACATGTACTTGTTTGAAAGCACGTGCCAAATTCAAATTGGCGCACAAGCCAGTGGCGCATTGCGCGAGTTGGACCAGTCCTTGATAAAAGCCAATGCGGCCATCATGCAACAAGCCACTGCTGGCCAAGGCCCTGCAATTGCCTGGCCTGCGCTGCTGCGCAAGCTGGATCGCATGGGGGCTGACTACGCGGTTTAA
- a CDS encoding purine permease translates to MSNDATTLAEKLRDPDFVPPLSQAVPLGIQHVLAMFVSNFTPAIIVGLAAGYSFGSPDLVFLIQMSMLFAGIATLFQTIGFGPVGARLPIMQGTSFAFIPIMIPVVKTAGMGALFGGIVVGGIFHFFLGRVIGKIRHWFPPLVTGLVVLTIGLSLIPVGIEYAAGGVPLKGKPGFGGFDHWLLAMVVIVVTLGVKFYVKGVLASAAVLIGILAGYLCGVAMGMVNFGGVARAGWFEVPVPFKYGFEFNIAAVVGMCAMAVVSAIETVGDVSGITKGGAGREATEKELQGATYADGLGTAVAGVFGGLPNTSFSQNVGLIAITGVMSRFVVTLGACFLILCGLIPKIGALVASMPIAVLGGGVIVMFGMVAAAGLSMLADVKWNQRNMLIFAVSLSVGLGLKAVPEALQYLPVDLKNLLVTGLLPVAFLAILLHMLLPKIDGDTAE, encoded by the coding sequence ATGAGCAATGACGCAACTACGTTGGCTGAAAAGCTGCGTGACCCCGACTTCGTACCCCCGCTGTCACAAGCTGTGCCCCTGGGCATTCAGCACGTGTTGGCCATGTTTGTGTCCAACTTCACACCGGCCATCATTGTGGGCCTGGCAGCAGGCTACAGTTTTGGTTCGCCTGATTTGGTGTTTTTGATTCAAATGTCCATGCTGTTTGCCGGCATTGCGACCTTGTTTCAAACAATAGGCTTTGGCCCAGTTGGCGCGCGCTTGCCCATCATGCAAGGTACCAGCTTTGCGTTCATTCCAATCATGATCCCAGTCGTTAAGACCGCTGGTATGGGTGCCTTGTTTGGCGGTATTGTGGTGGGCGGTATCTTCCACTTCTTCTTGGGCCGCGTGATTGGCAAGATTCGCCACTGGTTTCCACCACTGGTAACCGGTTTGGTGGTACTCACCATTGGTTTGTCGCTAATCCCGGTTGGTATTGAATACGCCGCAGGTGGCGTGCCCCTGAAGGGCAAGCCAGGCTTTGGTGGTTTTGACCACTGGCTGCTGGCCATGGTGGTGATCGTGGTCACCCTGGGCGTCAAGTTTTACGTCAAGGGCGTGTTGGCCTCTGCTGCCGTGCTAATCGGTATTTTGGCGGGCTACTTGTGCGGCGTTGCCATGGGCATGGTGAACTTTGGCGGCGTGGCAAGAGCAGGCTGGTTTGAGGTGCCCGTGCCATTCAAGTATGGTTTTGAGTTCAACATTGCAGCTGTGGTGGGCATGTGTGCCATGGCAGTGGTGTCGGCCATCGAAACCGTGGGCGATGTATCAGGTATTACCAAGGGTGGTGCTGGTCGTGAAGCCACAGAAAAAGAGCTGCAGGGCGCTACCTATGCCGACGGCTTGGGTACCGCGGTAGCAGGCGTGTTTGGCGGTTTGCCCAACACCTCATTCAGCCAAAACGTTGGCTTGATCGCCATCACTGGTGTGATGAGCCGCTTTGTGGTGACACTGGGCGCTTGTTTCCTGATCCTGTGTGGCTTGATCCCCAAAATTGGCGCATTGGTGGCTTCTATGCCTATCGCTGTATTGGGTGGTGGCGTGATTGTGATGTTTGGTATGGTCGCTGCCGCTGGTTTGTCCATGTTGGCAGACGTCAAGTGGAATCAGCGCAATATGCTGATTTTTGCGGTGTCTCTGTCTGTAGGCTTGGGTTTGAAAGCCGTGCCAGAGGCCTTGCAGTATTTGCCTGTTGACTTGAAGAACTTGCTGGTAACCGGCTTGTTGCCAGTGGCCTTCCTGGCGATCTTGTTGCACATGCTGTTGCCCAAGATTGACGGCGATACCGCCGAGTAA
- a CDS encoding TRAP transporter small permease subunit, translating to MNLESIGFVLPHWLYWGWLAFIPLVVIAIGHKGGVLQPVPYEEGAGTVERTLDWISDRSGLFVALWSVTAVCFYTYEVIARYIFDMPTIWVHESSFLLFGMQYMMIGAYGLLHGSHVRVDVLYTKLPPRRKAAFDVVTSVFFFIFVFAMMATSWRFGVESLAMDERSVETWQIQYWPVKALMFVGAVLILLAGVSRLIKDIRTYETCLKNEVGA from the coding sequence ATGAACTTAGAAAGCATCGGTTTTGTACTGCCGCATTGGTTGTACTGGGGCTGGCTGGCTTTTATTCCTTTGGTCGTTATCGCCATTGGTCACAAAGGCGGCGTGTTGCAGCCTGTTCCTTACGAAGAAGGTGCAGGCACCGTTGAGCGCACGCTTGATTGGATCAGCGACCGCTCTGGCCTTTTTGTGGCCTTGTGGAGCGTGACAGCAGTGTGTTTTTATACATACGAAGTGATCGCTCGTTACATTTTTGATATGCCAACGATTTGGGTGCATGAGTCCAGCTTTTTGCTGTTCGGCATGCAGTACATGATGATTGGTGCCTATGGTTTGTTGCACGGCTCACATGTGCGTGTTGACGTGTTGTACACAAAACTACCACCAAGGCGTAAAGCTGCATTCGACGTTGTAACGTCGGTCTTTTTCTTTATTTTCGTGTTTGCCATGATGGCTACATCGTGGCGCTTTGGCGTGGAGAGTCTGGCCATGGATGAACGCTCAGTAGAGACGTGGCAAATCCAGTATTGGCCTGTTAAAGCGTTGATGTTCGTTGGCGCCGTTTTGATTCTTCTGGCAGGCGTTTCGCGCTTGATTAAAGACATACGCACGTACGAGACGTGCCTGAAAAATGAGGTGGGCGCATGA
- a CDS encoding aspartate aminotransferase family protein: MNAPDKAIDIKAIQAQDAAHFLHPFTDFKDLASRGSKVIVKAQGMYVWDAEGHQMLDAMSGLWCVNVGYGREELANAARDQMLKLPYYNSFFQTTNVPAVELATRLAKLAPEVDGRTFEHVFYSSSGSESNDSNVRMVRRYWDLMGQPQRKVIIGRVNGYHGSTMAGASLGGMQGMHAQGDLPIPNITHIEQPYYFDNALPGESEADFGVRAAGWLEHKILELGADKVAAFIAEPVQGAGGVIIPPDSYWPEIQRIVDKYGILLISDEVICAFGRLGHWFAYEKFGYKPDLVTFAKAVTSGYIPLGGVMVGDRVAKVLIEQGGEFNHGYTYSGHPVACAVALANLDIMEKEGLVERVRDDTGPYLAQVFAELGQHPLVGKAQTCGMVGGLLLLKNKATGEAFGDDVDVGMMCRTHCFDNGLIMRAVGNRMIVSPPLIMNRADIDELATRIKLVLDKTLAQLQSAGQM, translated from the coding sequence ATGAACGCACCCGATAAAGCCATAGACATCAAGGCCATTCAGGCGCAAGACGCGGCGCATTTTTTGCACCCGTTCACCGACTTTAAAGATCTTGCAAGCCGCGGCTCCAAAGTGATTGTGAAGGCGCAAGGCATGTATGTGTGGGACGCTGAGGGTCATCAAATGCTGGACGCCATGAGCGGCTTATGGTGTGTCAACGTAGGCTACGGGCGCGAAGAGCTGGCCAATGCGGCGCGCGACCAAATGCTAAAGCTGCCCTACTACAACAGCTTTTTTCAAACCACCAACGTACCCGCGGTAGAGCTGGCCACACGCTTGGCCAAGCTGGCGCCCGAGGTGGACGGGCGCACATTTGAGCATGTGTTTTATTCCAGCAGCGGCTCAGAAAGTAACGACTCTAATGTGCGCATGGTGCGGCGTTACTGGGATTTGATGGGCCAGCCACAGCGTAAGGTCATTATTGGCCGTGTCAACGGCTATCACGGCTCAACCATGGCCGGCGCGTCCCTGGGCGGCATGCAAGGCATGCACGCACAGGGTGACCTGCCCATACCCAATATCACCCATATTGAGCAGCCCTATTACTTTGACAACGCCTTGCCTGGCGAGTCCGAGGCTGACTTTGGCGTACGCGCTGCGGGCTGGCTAGAGCACAAAATTTTAGAACTGGGCGCTGACAAAGTTGCCGCCTTTATTGCTGAACCCGTGCAAGGCGCAGGCGGTGTCATCATTCCACCAGACAGCTATTGGCCAGAAATACAGCGTATTGTCGACAAATACGGCATTTTGCTGATATCTGACGAAGTGATTTGCGCCTTTGGTCGATTAGGTCATTGGTTTGCCTACGAAAAGTTTGGCTACAAACCCGACCTGGTAACCTTTGCCAAAGCTGTTACCAGTGGCTACATACCGCTGGGCGGCGTGATGGTGGGTGACCGTGTGGCCAAGGTGCTGATCGAGCAAGGCGGCGAGTTCAACCACGGCTACACCTACAGCGGTCACCCTGTGGCTTGCGCCGTGGCCCTGGCCAACCTGGACATCATGGAAAAAGAAGGCCTGGTTGAGCGCGTGCGTGATGATACCGGTCCTTATTTGGCGCAGGTGTTTGCTGAACTGGGTCAACACCCGCTGGTAGGCAAGGCGCAGACCTGTGGCATGGTGGGCGGCTTGTTGTTGCTTAAAAACAAGGCAACTGGCGAGGCCTTTGGCGACGATGTGGACGTGGGCATGATGTGCCGCACCCATTGCTTTGACAACGGCTTAATCATGCGTGCCGTGGGCAACCGCATGATTGTGTCGCCGCCCCTGATCATGAATCGCGCAGATATTGATGAATTGGCCACGCGCATCAAACTGGTGCTTGATAAGACGCTGGCCCAGCTTCAAAGTGCTGGACAAATGTGA
- a CDS encoding lipid A biosynthesis acyltransferase has product MTQPTSNNHTGGELLPTDTQAVPAASSADEALAVGGDINSEDVDTSLDQAMGPLWARVLAPLPLPLLRGVGRAAGYLLYAVAGKRRRIVAVNLALCFPERTAAQRKRLGREVFVAFSQSLLDRAWLWHGAPAVVAQRLQLKGDWQHLTDNTERAQVLFAPHFVGLDAGWTALNVHVPRSFATIYAKQNKPRLDAWIVAGRARFGKPALLARQSLGKSIVQVLRGGAALYLLPDMDLGARDAVFAPFFGVSAATVTSLPRMAAMGKTGVTPVTTRMTSAGYEVHIGKPWTNYPTGDHAADAATMNIYLQAMVQTMPHQYYWVHKRFKTRPDGEAPLY; this is encoded by the coding sequence GTGACGCAGCCCACTTCAAACAACCATACAGGCGGCGAACTGTTGCCCACTGACACACAGGCTGTGCCAGCAGCTTCCAGTGCAGACGAAGCCTTGGCTGTGGGTGGCGATATCAACAGCGAAGACGTAGACACCAGCTTGGACCAAGCCATGGGTCCATTGTGGGCAAGGGTGTTGGCGCCCTTGCCATTGCCTTTGCTGCGCGGCGTGGGCAGGGCGGCGGGCTATTTGTTGTATGCCGTTGCTGGCAAGCGCCGCCGCATTGTGGCGGTGAACTTGGCATTGTGTTTTCCTGAGCGCACAGCTGCACAGCGCAAGCGCTTGGGGCGGGAAGTGTTTGTAGCGTTTAGCCAGTCCTTGCTTGACCGTGCCTGGTTATGGCACGGCGCACCTGCGGTGGTGGCCCAACGGCTGCAGTTAAAAGGTGACTGGCAGCACCTGACGGATAACACCGAGCGCGCGCAGGTGTTGTTTGCGCCTCATTTTGTTGGTCTAGATGCGGGGTGGACTGCGTTAAATGTCCACGTACCGCGGTCATTTGCCACCATTTATGCCAAGCAAAACAAGCCGCGCCTAGACGCCTGGATAGTGGCCGGACGAGCGCGTTTTGGCAAACCCGCCTTGTTGGCGCGACAAAGCTTGGGCAAGTCTATTGTGCAAGTGTTGCGAGGTGGTGCGGCACTGTACTTGTTGCCCGACATGGACTTGGGCGCGCGCGATGCTGTGTTTGCACCGTTTTTTGGGGTGAGTGCCGCCACAGTCACATCGTTGCCGCGCATGGCTGCCATGGGCAAAACCGGCGTGACGCCTGTGACCACGCGCATGACCAGCGCTGGCTACGAGGTGCACATAGGCAAGCCTTGGACCAACTACCCCACAGGCGATCATGCCGCAGACGCTGCCACCATGAACATCTACCTGCAAGCTATGGTTCAGACCATGCCGCACCAGTATTACTGGGTACATAAGCGCTTTAAAACGCGCCCCGACGGCGAGGCGCCGCTGTACTAA
- a CDS encoding TRAP transporter large permease subunit, protein MSTITAAAASRSRLWTYGLALLVTAIVGVEAINIAFYDPWGDDYFLFRMQGVLADVGMASLTWIMFGSLFVLLMAGLPLAFVAGGLGVVFLYLLGDAAMLNIIPSRIFPMMTNPDLAAIPLFIFMATMLERAGLIEELFDAVYQWMGGLHGGLAVATIIASTLLAAMVGVVGAAIVTMGIIALPAMLKRNYDQQIAIGSIMAGGTLGVLIPPSILAILYAVVAQQSVGELYLGSVMPGLLLSGMYIAYVLIRTTLNPKLGPPVPVEERLSLGAKLALLRRLIAPILLVMTVLGLLFAGIATPVEAAGLGSFGAIGVAAMHKRLSLRGVIEASTGTVKATSMVIWIIFGASIFVGLYILQGGQAFITETILSTGWSAYGILLLMMILLVVLGMFLDWVGILLLAVPIFVPIIKSLTFDGLFGLPGPTPDQAVLWFGVLYLINMQMSFLSPPFGYALFYIRGVAPKDVTMATIFRSSLVFLAIQVLALFIVVVVPGVATWLPDMVYGR, encoded by the coding sequence ATGAGCACGATCACGGCAGCCGCGGCGAGTCGCTCGCGGCTATGGACTTATGGCTTGGCCTTGCTGGTTACTGCCATTGTGGGCGTTGAAGCGATCAACATCGCTTTTTACGACCCGTGGGGTGATGACTATTTCCTGTTCCGCATGCAGGGTGTGTTGGCTGACGTCGGCATGGCCTCGCTCACGTGGATCATGTTTGGCTCACTCTTTGTGTTGTTGATGGCTGGATTGCCATTGGCCTTTGTGGCTGGTGGTTTGGGTGTGGTGTTTTTGTATTTGCTTGGCGACGCAGCCATGCTCAACATCATTCCCAGTCGCATCTTCCCCATGATGACCAACCCAGATTTGGCAGCCATTCCGCTGTTTATTTTCATGGCCACCATGCTGGAGCGTGCGGGCTTGATTGAAGAGCTGTTTGACGCGGTTTACCAGTGGATGGGCGGTTTGCACGGCGGCTTGGCCGTGGCCACCATCATTGCCTCAACCTTGCTGGCCGCGATGGTGGGTGTGGTGGGTGCTGCCATTGTGACCATGGGCATTATTGCGCTGCCAGCCATGCTCAAGCGCAACTATGACCAGCAAATTGCTATCGGCTCCATCATGGCCGGCGGCACGTTGGGTGTGTTGATTCCACCGTCTATCTTGGCCATTTTGTACGCCGTTGTGGCGCAGCAGTCTGTGGGCGAGTTGTACTTGGGTAGTGTCATGCCGGGCTTGTTGCTCTCAGGCATGTACATCGCTTATGTACTCATACGCACCACACTAAACCCCAAGCTGGGCCCGCCTGTGCCAGTAGAAGAGCGCCTGAGCCTGGGTGCCAAGCTGGCTTTGTTGCGTCGCTTGATTGCGCCTATTCTGTTGGTGATGACGGTGTTGGGCTTGCTGTTTGCAGGTATTGCCACACCAGTTGAGGCCGCTGGTTTGGGCAGCTTTGGCGCCATTGGTGTGGCGGCCATGCACAAGCGTTTGAGCCTAAGAGGTGTGATCGAAGCCAGTACCGGCACTGTGAAAGCGACATCCATGGTGATCTGGATCATCTTTGGTGCGTCTATCTTTGTGGGCTTGTACATTTTGCAAGGCGGCCAAGCCTTTATCACCGAGACCATTCTCAGCACAGGCTGGAGCGCCTATGGCATCTTGCTGCTGATGATGATTCTGTTGGTGGTGTTGGGCATGTTCCTGGATTGGGTGGGTATTTTGCTGTTGGCCGTGCCAATCTTTGTACCTATCATCAAGTCGCTGACGTTTGACGGTTTGTTTGGCTTGCCAGGTCCAACACCTGACCAGGCTGTGTTGTGGTTCGGCGTGCTGTACCTCATCAACATGCAAATGAGCTTCTTGAGCCCACCATTTGGTTACGCCTTGTTCTACATCCGGGGTGTTGCACCCAAGGATGTGACCATGGCCACCATTTTCCGCTCATCACTGGTGTTCTTGGCCATTCAGGTGTTGGCCTTGTTTATCGTGGTGGTGGTGCCTGGTGTGGCCACTTGGCTGCCAGACATGGTGTACGGGCGGTAA
- a CDS encoding gamma-glutamyl-gamma-aminobutyrate hydrolase family protein — protein MTAPPSLVWLPMDARLLGDAPQSAPFLVLGDKYARALKLGANAQPCTFPLAESGDINALLALVDGVMLTGSPANIHPSHFGQTVADTSLPLDPARDALTLALVNACLQQDIPLLGVCRGFQEINVAMGGSLHQQIQNLPGKLDHREDKTRDFDQQYELAHAIDIVAGSVLERWAGGTTTMVNSLHGQGVDRLANGLEALAYAPDGIIEAFGVKGARTFAYGMQFHPEWRCWDNPFYAAIFKAFGQACAKRGAQRAQGLLSKSVEAVP, from the coding sequence ATGACAGCCCCTCCCTCTTTGGTGTGGTTACCAATGGACGCCAGGCTATTGGGCGATGCGCCTCAGTCAGCGCCTTTTTTAGTGCTTGGTGACAAGTACGCTAGAGCACTCAAGTTGGGCGCCAATGCCCAGCCCTGCACATTCCCACTCGCGGAATCTGGTGACATCAATGCCTTGCTGGCCTTGGTTGACGGCGTCATGCTCACCGGCTCGCCGGCCAACATACACCCCAGCCATTTCGGTCAAACGGTGGCAGACACGTCACTTCCGTTAGATCCTGCGCGTGATGCGCTGACCCTGGCCCTGGTCAACGCTTGTTTGCAACAAGACATACCCTTGCTGGGGGTTTGCCGTGGTTTTCAAGAAATCAACGTGGCCATGGGCGGCAGCTTGCATCAGCAAATACAAAACCTGCCCGGCAAGCTGGACCATCGCGAAGACAAAACCCGCGACTTTGACCAGCAATATGAACTCGCACATGCCATAGATATCGTGGCGGGTAGTGTATTGGAGCGCTGGGCTGGTGGCACCACCACCATGGTGAATTCATTACACGGCCAAGGCGTTGACCGTTTGGCCAATGGTCTTGAGGCCTTGGCCTATGCGCCAGACGGCATTATTGAGGCATTTGGCGTGAAGGGTGCGCGCACGTTTGCTTACGGCATGCAGTTTCATCCGGAGTGGCGCTGCTGGGACAACCCTTTTTACGCCGCCATTTTTAAAGCCTTTGGTCAAGCCTGCGCCAAGCGTGGTGCACAGCGTGCACAGGGTTTGTTGTCCAAGTCGGTTGAGGCGGTGCCATAG
- a CDS encoding glutamine synthetase family protein, which produces MTNKNNQTFNDLERWLNERRVTEVECLVPDLTGVARGKILPREKFYEDRGMRLPEAVVAMGVTGEFPQTGPYYDVVSPIDSDMHLRPDPSTVRIVPWASDPTAQVIHDCYDKNGKLIAHAPRSVLRKVCDLFAAEGWSPVVAPELEFYLVARNTDPNTLLRAPIGRSGRAETSRQAYSIDAVNEFDPLFEDIYDYCEKMELNVDTLIHEIGAGQMEINFFHDSPMGLADEVFFFKRTVREAAMRHDMYATFMAKPIAGEPGSAMHIHQSILDQDGNNIFSNKDGSATDAFNHYIGGLQRYMPSATALVAPYVNSYRRLTPNTAAPINIEWGHDNRTVGIRSPISTPQARRVENRISGADANPYVALAVTLACGYLGMKNKIEPKPEMKGDAYLSPHALPRSLGESLDWLRRDSDLHDVLGQEFVTVYTEIKEVEFAEFMKVISPWEREHLLLHV; this is translated from the coding sequence ATGACCAACAAAAACAACCAGACTTTTAATGACCTTGAGAGATGGCTAAACGAGCGCCGCGTGACCGAGGTCGAATGCTTGGTGCCCGACTTGACGGGCGTTGCCAGAGGCAAAATTTTGCCGCGTGAGAAATTTTACGAAGACAGAGGCATGCGCCTGCCTGAGGCCGTGGTAGCCATGGGTGTAACGGGCGAGTTTCCGCAAACCGGACCTTACTACGACGTGGTTAGCCCCATAGACAGCGACATGCATTTGCGCCCGGATCCGTCTACCGTGCGTATTGTGCCGTGGGCCTCAGACCCTACGGCGCAGGTCATTCACGATTGTTACGACAAAAATGGCAAGCTCATTGCGCACGCGCCACGCAGTGTGTTGCGCAAGGTATGTGACTTGTTTGCAGCTGAAGGCTGGTCGCCAGTGGTGGCGCCGGAGCTGGAGTTTTACTTGGTCGCGCGCAACACAGACCCCAATACCCTGTTGCGCGCACCCATAGGCCGCAGCGGCCGCGCTGAGACCTCGCGCCAGGCCTACAGCATTGACGCAGTGAACGAGTTTGATCCGTTGTTTGAAGATATCTACGACTACTGCGAGAAGATGGAACTCAACGTGGATACGCTTATTCACGAAATTGGCGCTGGACAAATGGAAATCAACTTTTTCCACGACAGCCCAATGGGCCTGGCAGACGAAGTATTTTTCTTCAAGCGCACGGTGCGCGAAGCCGCTATGCGCCACGACATGTACGCCACCTTTATGGCCAAGCCCATTGCGGGCGAGCCTGGCAGCGCCATGCATATTCACCAAAGCATCTTGGACCAGGATGGCAACAACATATTCAGCAACAAAGACGGTTCAGCCACCGATGCCTTTAACCATTACATCGGGGGGTTACAGCGCTATATGCCGTCGGCCACTGCCTTGGTTGCACCCTATGTCAACAGTTATCGCCGCCTGACGCCCAACACCGCCGCACCAATCAATATTGAGTGGGGCCACGACAACCGCACAGTGGGTATACGCTCACCCATTTCCACGCCACAAGCGAGGCGCGTTGAAAACCGTATCAGCGGTGCAGACGCCAACCCCTATGTGGCATTGGCCGTGACATTGGCCTGTGGCTACCTGGGCATGAAAAACAAAATTGAGCCCAAGCCTGAAATGAAGGGCGATGCATACCTGTCACCGCATGCGCTGCCGCGCAGCCTGGGGGAGTCGCTGGACTGGCTGCGTCGTGACTCTGACTTGCACGACGTGCTGGGTCAGGAGTTTGTCACGGTTTACACCGAAATTAAAGAGGTGGAGTTTGCCGAGTTTATGAAAGTGATTTCACCTTGGGAGCGCGAGCACTTGCTGCTACACGTTTAA
- the potA gene encoding polyamine ABC transporter ATP-binding protein, with protein sequence MNATTAAASGEGYLQTVDLLKRFDEVAAVDQVSLSINKGEIFALLGSSGCGKSTLLRMLAGFESPTSGQVLLGGQDIAAMPPYERPINMMFQSYALFPHLTVWDNVAFGLKREGLPRAEIKSRVDEMLGLVQLGNYAKRKPHQLSGGQQQRVALARSLAKRPKLLLLDEPLGALDKKLRERTQFELVNIIESVGVTCVMVTHDQEEAMTMASRIAVMSQGKVLQVGTPSEIYEYPNCRFVADFIGNVNLFDGHMSLDESDACEITTPDGVVRVSYGVSGTVGRELTAAIRPEKIAISKDKPADVSVNLFSGEVMEIAYFGSYNTFIVEMPSRHRIKVTQANTSRYETSDITWNDRVYFWWPEEAAIVLTT encoded by the coding sequence ATGAACGCTACTACTGCTGCCGCTTCTGGTGAAGGTTATTTGCAAACCGTTGACTTGCTCAAACGCTTTGACGAGGTTGCCGCCGTTGACCAAGTGAGCTTGTCTATCAACAAAGGCGAGATCTTTGCGCTGTTGGGCAGCTCGGGTTGTGGCAAGTCCACCTTGCTGCGCATGCTGGCGGGGTTTGAGTCGCCCACATCAGGTCAAGTATTGCTGGGCGGGCAGGATATTGCGGCCATGCCGCCATACGAGCGCCCTATCAACATGATGTTTCAGTCTTACGCGCTGTTCCCTCATCTCACCGTATGGGACAACGTGGCCTTTGGTTTAAAACGCGAAGGTTTGCCACGTGCTGAAATCAAGTCGCGTGTAGACGAAATGCTAGGCCTGGTGCAACTGGGCAACTATGCCAAGCGCAAGCCACACCAGCTGTCTGGTGGCCAACAGCAACGTGTGGCGTTGGCCCGCAGTCTGGCCAAACGCCCCAAGTTGCTGCTGCTGGACGAGCCCTTGGGCGCACTGGACAAAAAGCTTCGTGAGCGCACACAGTTTGAGCTGGTCAACATCATCGAGTCTGTGGGTGTGACCTGCGTGATGGTGACCCACGACCAGGAAGAGGCCATGACCATGGCCTCTCGCATTGCTGTGATGAGCCAAGGCAAAGTGCTGCAAGTGGGCACACCCAGTGAGATTTACGAATACCCCAACTGCCGGTTTGTAGCGGACTTTATCGGTAACGTGAACTTGTTTGATGGCCACATGTCGCTGGACGAATCTGACGCTTGCGAAATCACCACGCCAGACGGTGTGGTGCGAGTGAGTTACGGGGTCTCTGGCACCGTGGGCAGAGAGTTGACTGCCGCTATTCGGCCAGAGAAGATTGCCATCTCCAAAGACAAGCCCGCTGATGTGAGTGTTAATTTGTTCAGTGGTGAGGTGATGGAGATTGCCTACTTTGGCTCTTACAACACATTTATTGTCGAGATGCCGTCTAGGCACCGCATCAAGGTCACGCAGGCCAACACCTCGCGCTACGAGACCAGCGACATCACATGGAATGACCGCGTTTATTTTTGGTGGCCTGAAGAGGCGGCCATTGTATTGACCACTTGA